One part of the Brevundimonas subvibrioides ATCC 15264 genome encodes these proteins:
- a CDS encoding cobalamin B12-binding domain-containing protein, producing MAYVHRAEGAPDRTPPPSGEGDNVVRFRRSESGLSGVPSPIDLAQLIEGEIIPRLLAAHQSGGLHEVIPMNMGVVDKAELESFAHQTMTMDLSALVDQVELLVRRGVSVEGIYFDLLSPSAKLLGEWWEQDVCTFADVTVGLCRLQQLVYEYADRVHVEGGGGDGRTALFALTPGDQHSLGLIMVVEYFRQAGWRTICMPDATERDLEDIVQTERFDLIGFSMANERWLEPLTPLIARLRAVSRNASVRVMVGGRVFAENPDRVAMVGADQTATDAHAAVQAAARLFASQHSAA from the coding sequence ATGGCCTACGTTCACCGCGCTGAAGGCGCCCCCGATCGAACACCACCGCCCTCGGGCGAGGGCGACAATGTCGTCCGGTTCCGGCGATCCGAGTCCGGACTGTCCGGCGTTCCTTCGCCCATCGATCTGGCGCAGCTGATCGAGGGTGAGATCATTCCGCGGCTTCTCGCCGCCCATCAGAGCGGCGGTTTGCACGAAGTCATCCCGATGAATATGGGCGTGGTGGACAAGGCCGAGCTGGAAAGCTTCGCGCACCAGACCATGACCATGGATCTGTCGGCCCTGGTCGATCAGGTCGAACTCCTGGTGCGCCGCGGCGTGTCGGTCGAAGGCATCTATTTCGACCTGCTATCGCCGTCCGCGAAACTGCTGGGTGAGTGGTGGGAGCAGGACGTCTGCACCTTCGCCGACGTGACCGTAGGTCTCTGTCGCCTGCAGCAGCTGGTCTATGAATATGCCGACCGGGTCCATGTCGAGGGCGGGGGAGGCGACGGCCGGACGGCCCTGTTCGCCCTGACGCCCGGTGACCAGCACTCGCTGGGCCTGATCATGGTCGTCGAGTATTTCCGCCAGGCTGGGTGGCGCACGATCTGCATGCCGGATGCGACCGAGCGGGATCTGGAAGACATCGTCCAGACCGAACGCTTCGACCTGATCGGCTTCTCCATGGCCAACGAGCGTTGGCTCGAACCGCTGACGCCCCTGATCGCCCGCCTCCGCGCGGTGTCCAGAAACGCCTCCGTGCGGGTCATGGTCGGCGGCCGCGTCTTCGCTGAAAACCCGGATCGGGTGGCGATGGTCGGGGCAGATCAGACCGCCACGGATGCCCACGCGGCCGTCCAGGCGGCCGCGCGGTTATTCGCCTCGCAGCACTCCGCCGCTTGA
- the bchF gene encoding 2-vinyl bacteriochlorophyllide hydratase: protein MAPCPWTAHTGQHSVSDVGAGISMVTRPLYTPEERVRRDNTVWTLVQGILAPVQFLAFGISVVLVLRYLGTGEGAFAATVSVLIKTALLYTIMVTGAIWEKVVFGRYLFAPSFFWEDVFSMLVLALHTAYLGAVLLHVGTPREQLILALAAYATYVINAAQFIWKLRMARLEGPAKSTMVTA, encoded by the coding sequence GTGGCCCCGTGCCCGTGGACCGCGCACACGGGCCAGCACAGCGTCAGCGATGTCGGTGCCGGCATCAGCATGGTGACCCGTCCGCTGTACACACCCGAGGAACGCGTCCGCCGCGACAACACCGTCTGGACCCTGGTCCAGGGCATCCTCGCACCCGTCCAGTTCCTGGCGTTCGGCATCAGCGTGGTGCTGGTTCTGCGCTATCTTGGCACGGGCGAGGGCGCATTTGCCGCGACCGTCTCGGTGCTGATCAAGACGGCCCTGCTCTACACGATCATGGTCACCGGCGCGATCTGGGAGAAGGTCGTGTTCGGCCGCTACCTGTTCGCCCCGTCCTTCTTCTGGGAGGACGTGTTCTCGATGCTCGTGCTGGCCCTGCACACCGCCTACCTCGGCGCGGTGCTGCTGCATGTGGGCACCCCGCGCGAACAGCTGATCCTGGCCCTGGCCGCCTATGCGACCTACGTCATCAATGCCGCCCAGTTCATCTGGAAGCTGCGGATGGCGCGTCTCGAAGGGCCCGCCAAGTCGACGATGGTCACCGCATGA
- a CDS encoding ferredoxin:protochlorophyllide reductase (ATP-dependent) subunit N produces the protein MSEAFALDLPRPTGGCADAPVLRERGQREVFCGLTGIVWLHRKMQDAFFLVVGSRTCAHLIQSAAGVMIFAEPRFATAIMEEKDLAGLTDTNDELDRVVDRLLARRPDIKLLFLVGSCPSEVIKLDLSRAAGRLSEKHSPNVRVLNYSGSGIETTFTQGEDACLAALVPQMAAAPANAEPSLLIVGALPDVVEDQFRRLFAAMGIARVEALPARKISDLPSVGPNTRFLVAQPFLGDTARALEDRGAVRLDALFPFGAEGTTDWLHAAAQAFGVDEMLFRSVVAPGRERAARALEKVRPALEGKSIFFFPDSQLEVPLARFLSRELGMVPLEVGTPYLHRTHLARELPLLPSSTRLSEGQDVDRQLDRCRAARPDLSVCGLGLANPLEMEGLTTKWSIELVFSPVHGFDQAADLAELFARPLNRRDRLSDAIVPARANRREAAPCS, from the coding sequence ATGAGCGAGGCCTTCGCCCTGGACCTGCCCCGCCCGACCGGCGGCTGCGCCGATGCACCGGTTCTGCGCGAGCGGGGACAACGTGAAGTCTTCTGTGGATTAACGGGCATCGTCTGGCTGCACCGCAAGATGCAGGACGCCTTCTTCCTCGTTGTCGGCTCGCGCACCTGCGCCCATCTGATCCAGTCGGCCGCGGGCGTCATGATCTTCGCCGAGCCGCGCTTCGCCACCGCCATCATGGAGGAGAAGGATCTCGCCGGCCTGACCGACACCAATGACGAGCTGGACCGGGTGGTGGACCGCCTGCTGGCGCGCCGTCCCGACATCAAGCTGCTGTTCCTGGTCGGCTCGTGCCCGTCGGAGGTCATCAAGCTGGACCTGTCGCGCGCCGCCGGACGCCTGTCCGAGAAGCACAGCCCCAACGTCCGCGTGCTGAACTATTCCGGCAGCGGCATCGAGACGACCTTCACCCAGGGCGAGGACGCCTGTCTGGCCGCCCTCGTCCCGCAGATGGCCGCGGCTCCGGCCAACGCCGAACCCTCCCTCCTGATCGTCGGTGCCCTGCCCGATGTGGTCGAGGACCAGTTCCGCCGCCTGTTCGCCGCCATGGGTATCGCGCGCGTGGAGGCCCTGCCCGCCCGCAAGATCAGCGACCTGCCGAGCGTCGGCCCCAACACCCGCTTTCTGGTCGCCCAGCCCTTCCTCGGCGACACCGCCCGGGCGCTGGAGGATCGCGGCGCGGTCCGGCTGGACGCCCTGTTCCCGTTCGGAGCCGAGGGCACCACCGACTGGCTGCACGCGGCGGCGCAGGCCTTCGGTGTCGACGAGATGCTGTTCCGCTCGGTCGTCGCGCCCGGTCGCGAACGTGCCGCCCGCGCGCTGGAAAAGGTCCGGCCCGCGCTCGAAGGCAAGTCGATCTTCTTCTTCCCGGACTCGCAGCTGGAGGTGCCGCTCGCGCGCTTCCTGTCGCGCGAACTGGGCATGGTGCCGCTGGAAGTCGGCACCCCCTATCTGCACCGCACGCATCTGGCCCGGGAACTGCCGCTGCTGCCGTCCTCGACGCGCCTCAGCGAAGGCCAGGACGTGGATCGCCAGCTGGATCGCTGCCGCGCTGCGCGCCCGGACCTGTCCGTCTGCGGCCTGGGCCTGGCCAATCCGCTGGAGATGGAAGGCCTGACGACCAAATGGTCGATCGAGCTGGTGTTCTCGCCGGTGCACGGCTTCGATCAGGCGGCCGATCTGGCCGAGCTGTTCGCCCGCCCGCTGAACCGCCGCGACCGCCTGTCGGACGCCATCGTCCCGGCCCGCGCCAACCGTCGGGAGGCCGCACCGTGCAGCTGA
- the bchB gene encoding ferredoxin:protochlorophyllide reductase (ATP-dependent) subunit B yields MQLTVWTYEGPPHVGAMRIATAMEGLHYVLHAPQGDTYADLLFTMIERRGKRPPVTYTTFQARDLGTDTAELFKTAVIDAHARFQPQAMIVGASCTAELIQDDPAGMALAIGLPIPVIPLELPSYQKKENWGAAETFRQLVRHLTTPVERTPMTGRRPSCNILGPTALGFRHRDDVVEITRLLERLGVEINVTAPLGAMPADIARLGAADFNVVLYPEIAGEAAKQLEKQCRQPSVKTVPLGYGATIDFIHEVCALTGLDPVPVLDGVPSRMPWWSRSVDSTYLTGKRVFVFGDATHVIAAARVASEELGFEVVGMGCYNREFAREVRAAAADLGLTALITDDYLEVEDAIAALQPELVLGSQMERHIAKRLRIPCAVISAPFHVQDHPARFSPQMGFEGANVLFDTWVHPLVMGLEEHLLHMFRDDFEFSDEAGASHLGGHSAAPQPGASTPAPALMAAEAQPLASTEVGTIVSEIVWAPDAEAELRKIPFFVRGKARRNTERFAVEQGLATIGVETLYDAKSHYSR; encoded by the coding sequence GTGCAGCTGACCGTCTGGACCTACGAAGGCCCGCCGCATGTCGGCGCGATGCGGATCGCCACGGCGATGGAGGGGCTGCATTACGTCCTGCATGCGCCGCAGGGCGACACCTATGCCGACCTGCTGTTCACGATGATCGAGCGGCGCGGCAAGCGTCCGCCCGTCACCTACACGACCTTCCAGGCGCGCGACCTGGGCACCGACACGGCCGAACTGTTCAAGACCGCTGTCATCGACGCGCACGCCCGCTTCCAGCCCCAGGCGATGATCGTCGGGGCCTCCTGCACCGCCGAGCTGATCCAGGACGACCCCGCGGGAATGGCGCTCGCCATCGGCCTGCCGATCCCCGTCATCCCCTTGGAGCTGCCCAGCTACCAGAAGAAGGAAAACTGGGGGGCGGCCGAGACCTTCCGCCAGCTGGTCCGTCACCTGACGACACCGGTCGAGCGCACCCCGATGACGGGCCGCCGTCCGTCCTGCAACATCCTCGGCCCCACCGCCCTGGGCTTCCGCCACCGTGACGACGTGGTCGAGATCACCCGTCTGCTGGAGCGGCTGGGCGTCGAGATCAACGTCACCGCCCCGCTGGGCGCGATGCCCGCCGACATCGCCCGGCTCGGGGCCGCCGACTTCAACGTCGTGCTGTATCCCGAAATCGCCGGAGAGGCCGCAAAACAGCTCGAGAAGCAGTGCCGCCAGCCATCGGTGAAGACCGTTCCGCTGGGATACGGCGCGACGATCGACTTCATCCACGAGGTCTGCGCCCTGACCGGCCTCGACCCGGTTCCGGTTCTGGACGGCGTCCCGTCGCGGATGCCCTGGTGGTCGCGCTCGGTGGACTCCACCTACCTGACCGGCAAGCGCGTGTTCGTGTTCGGCGACGCCACCCACGTCATCGCCGCCGCCCGCGTGGCCTCCGAGGAGCTCGGGTTCGAGGTCGTCGGCATGGGCTGCTACAATCGCGAGTTCGCCCGCGAGGTCCGCGCCGCCGCGGCAGACCTGGGCCTGACCGCCCTGATCACCGACGACTATCTGGAGGTCGAGGACGCCATCGCCGCCCTGCAGCCGGAACTGGTGCTGGGCTCGCAGATGGAACGCCACATCGCCAAGCGGCTGCGCATTCCCTGTGCCGTCATCTCGGCCCCTTTCCACGTCCAGGACCACCCCGCGCGGTTCTCGCCCCAGATGGGGTTCGAGGGGGCCAACGTCCTGTTCGACACCTGGGTGCATCCGCTGGTCATGGGACTGGAAGAGCACCTGCTGCACATGTTCCGCGACGACTTCGAGTTTTCCGACGAAGCCGGCGCCTCGCACCTGGGGGGTCATTCCGCCGCCCCGCAACCCGGCGCTTCGACGCCCGCCCCTGCCCTCATGGCGGCAGAGGCCCAACCCCTCGCATCGACAGAGGTCGGGACCATCGTGTCCGAGATCGTCTGGGCCCCCGATGCCGAGGCCGAACTGAGGAAGATTCCCTTTTTCGTGCGCGGCAAGGCCCGTCGCAACACGGAACGCTTCGCCGTCGAGCAGGGGCTCGCGACGATCGGTGTCGAGACGTTGTACGATGCGAAATCACATTACAGCCGCTGA
- a CDS encoding magnesium chelatase subunit H: MRNHITAADAAHTGQTAPRVRVVIVTLDNHLAGAVAQAEAELRKTAPGLTVALHAASEWGSDQHALDACLSDIATGDIVIASMLFVDDHIQMVLPALKARNEACDAMFCMMSAAEVVKLTKMGPYRMDGSTKGPLAMLKKLRGNTKATGGVPGEKQMAMLRRLPKILAFVPGTAQDVRAYFLTLQYWFAGSTENMVSMVRYLVDRYAEGERRVLRGNMKAAAPVEYPEIGVYHPRMGDTASARMSETPAALPVVEGGQGTVGLVILRSYVLAGDAAHYDGVIQAFESRGVQVIPAFANGLDARPAMDKLFMKDGRPVVDAIINLTGFSLVGGPAYNDSSSAAVALARFDVPYVSAHPLEFQSFQQWSAGDQGLLPLEATMMVSIPELDGGIAPMMFGGRTDGSDAPCTGCTRRCTFPGMDAKAMVACPERAGTLADRVGKMIRLRRSGRADRKIAAVLFNFPPNAGAAGTAAQMSVWASLHKTLIRLAAEGYTVEVPESVEALREKLLEGNAARYGTDGNVHVRIPANEHVLRERWLKDIEAVWGPAPGKSLANGSSIFVLGAEFGNVFVGLQPPFGIEGDPMRLMFEGGFAPTHAFSAFYRWIREDFGAHAVLHFGTHGALEFMPGKQTGLSEACWPDRLIGDLPNLYLYAANNPSEGMIAKRRSNATLISYITPPINDAGLYKGLLDLKALVDRWRATEIEASAERAALNPLIFEAAETLHIALIEGSDDARVNALIATLQELEQTLIPNGLHVLGEPFTADERTDLLLAVAEAREGPKPGREAVQSIVDGADARTALGISGLSSDTAGIELFRHLHATNVSLSSNPEMEALVAALDGGYVLPSPGGDLLRTPEMLPTGRNIHGFDPFRIPSAYAVADGMRQADRLLAKHQLETGSLPESMAIVLWGTDNLKSEGGPIAQAMALMGARPRFDGYGRLCGAELVSLEELGRPRVDVVATVSGIFRDLLPLQMKMLADAAWLAATADEPLDQNFVRKRALEHQGKLGCDMETASLRVFSNAEGAYGASVNALIDSGAWTEEGELADAFESRKGFAYGRNGKPMKQPALLNSALAGIDLAYQNLDSVDLGVTTIDHYVDTLGGVAKSAERARGKASPVYIGDQTQGEGKVRTLAEQVTLESRTRVLNPRWFEGQLKHGSEGVRAIEAQVTNTLGWSATTGDVQPWVYQEISETFVLDAAMRERIAKLNPKASARMANRLLEASDRNYWAPDAATLQALRDAADELEDRLEGLTPAAAA, from the coding sequence ATGCGAAATCACATTACAGCCGCTGATGCCGCGCACACCGGCCAGACCGCGCCACGGGTGCGAGTCGTCATCGTCACTCTGGACAATCACCTGGCCGGGGCCGTCGCACAGGCCGAGGCCGAACTGCGCAAGACCGCGCCCGGCCTGACCGTCGCCCTGCACGCCGCCTCCGAATGGGGCAGCGATCAACATGCGCTCGACGCCTGCCTGAGCGACATCGCCACCGGCGACATCGTCATCGCCTCCATGCTGTTCGTCGACGACCATATCCAGATGGTCCTGCCGGCGCTGAAGGCCCGCAACGAAGCCTGCGACGCCATGTTCTGCATGATGTCGGCGGCCGAGGTCGTGAAGCTGACGAAGATGGGCCCGTACCGCATGGACGGATCCACCAAGGGTCCGCTGGCGATGCTGAAGAAGCTGCGCGGGAACACCAAGGCGACCGGCGGCGTCCCCGGCGAGAAGCAGATGGCCATGCTGCGCCGCCTGCCAAAGATCCTGGCCTTCGTGCCCGGCACGGCCCAGGACGTCCGCGCCTATTTCCTGACGCTGCAATACTGGTTCGCCGGCTCGACGGAGAACATGGTGTCGATGGTCCGCTATCTGGTGGACCGCTACGCCGAGGGCGAGCGCCGGGTCCTGCGCGGAAACATGAAGGCCGCCGCCCCGGTCGAATATCCGGAAATCGGCGTCTATCACCCGCGCATGGGCGACACGGCCTCCGCCCGGATGTCGGAGACGCCCGCTGCCCTGCCCGTCGTCGAAGGCGGTCAAGGCACGGTCGGTCTGGTGATCCTGCGCTCCTACGTTCTGGCGGGCGATGCGGCGCACTACGACGGCGTGATCCAGGCCTTCGAGTCGCGGGGCGTCCAGGTCATCCCGGCCTTCGCCAACGGCCTCGATGCCCGCCCGGCCATGGACAAGCTGTTCATGAAGGACGGCCGTCCCGTGGTCGACGCCATCATCAATCTGACCGGTTTCTCGCTGGTCGGCGGGCCGGCCTACAACGACTCCTCCTCCGCGGCCGTGGCCCTGGCGAGGTTCGACGTGCCCTACGTCTCGGCCCATCCGCTGGAGTTCCAGTCGTTCCAGCAGTGGAGCGCGGGCGACCAGGGCCTTCTGCCGCTGGAGGCCACCATGATGGTCTCCATTCCGGAACTGGACGGCGGCATCGCGCCCATGATGTTCGGCGGCCGCACCGATGGATCGGACGCCCCGTGCACGGGTTGCACGCGTCGCTGCACCTTCCCCGGCATGGACGCCAAGGCCATGGTGGCCTGTCCCGAGCGGGCCGGGACCCTGGCCGATCGCGTCGGCAAGATGATCCGCCTGCGCCGGTCCGGGCGGGCGGACCGCAAGATCGCCGCCGTCCTGTTCAACTTCCCGCCCAACGCCGGCGCCGCCGGCACGGCCGCGCAGATGTCGGTCTGGGCCAGCCTGCACAAGACCCTGATCCGCCTGGCCGCCGAGGGGTATACCGTCGAGGTGCCCGAGAGCGTCGAGGCGCTCCGCGAAAAGCTGCTGGAGGGCAACGCCGCCCGCTACGGCACCGATGGCAACGTCCACGTCCGGATCCCGGCCAACGAGCATGTGCTGCGCGAGCGCTGGCTGAAGGACATCGAGGCGGTCTGGGGCCCCGCGCCTGGCAAGTCCTTGGCCAACGGGTCGTCGATCTTCGTGCTGGGGGCCGAGTTCGGCAACGTCTTCGTCGGTCTGCAGCCGCCGTTCGGCATCGAGGGCGATCCGATGCGCCTGATGTTCGAGGGCGGCTTTGCCCCCACCCACGCCTTCAGCGCCTTCTACCGCTGGATCCGCGAGGATTTCGGGGCCCATGCCGTGCTGCATTTCGGCACCCACGGCGCGCTGGAGTTCATGCCGGGCAAGCAGACCGGCCTGTCGGAGGCCTGCTGGCCCGACCGGCTGATCGGCGACCTGCCGAACCTGTATCTCTATGCCGCGAACAACCCGTCCGAGGGCATGATCGCCAAGCGTCGCTCGAACGCGACCCTGATCAGCTACATCACCCCGCCGATCAACGATGCGGGGCTCTACAAGGGTCTGCTGGATCTGAAGGCTCTGGTCGACCGCTGGCGCGCGACCGAGATCGAGGCGTCCGCCGAACGCGCTGCCCTGAACCCGCTGATCTTCGAGGCGGCGGAAACCCTGCACATCGCCCTGATCGAGGGATCGGACGACGCCCGGGTCAACGCCCTGATCGCCACGCTGCAGGAGTTGGAACAGACCCTGATCCCGAACGGCCTGCACGTCCTGGGCGAGCCTTTCACCGCCGACGAACGCACCGACCTGCTGCTGGCCGTCGCAGAAGCCCGTGAAGGCCCCAAGCCCGGCCGCGAAGCCGTGCAGTCCATCGTCGACGGAGCCGATGCCCGCACGGCGCTGGGCATCAGCGGCCTGTCCTCGGATACGGCAGGGATCGAGCTGTTCCGCCACCTGCACGCCACCAACGTCTCGCTGTCGTCGAACCCGGAGATGGAGGCGCTGGTCGCGGCGCTGGACGGCGGGTACGTCCTGCCGTCGCCGGGCGGCGACCTGCTGCGCACGCCCGAGATGCTGCCGACCGGCCGCAACATCCACGGCTTCGACCCCTTCCGCATCCCCTCGGCCTATGCCGTCGCCGACGGCATGCGCCAGGCCGACCGGCTGTTGGCCAAACACCAGCTCGAGACGGGCAGCCTGCCGGAATCCATGGCCATCGTGCTGTGGGGCACCGACAATCTGAAGTCCGAAGGCGGGCCGATCGCCCAGGCCATGGCCCTGATGGGCGCACGCCCTCGATTCGACGGCTACGGCCGACTGTGCGGCGCGGAGCTGGTGTCACTTGAAGAGCTGGGCCGCCCCCGCGTCGACGTGGTGGCCACCGTCTCGGGCATCTTCCGCGACCTGCTGCCGCTGCAGATGAAGATGCTTGCCGACGCCGCCTGGCTGGCCGCCACGGCCGACGAGCCGCTCGACCAGAACTTCGTCCGCAAGCGCGCCCTGGAGCATCAGGGCAAGCTGGGCTGCGACATGGAAACCGCGTCCCTGCGCGTCTTCTCCAATGCCGAGGGGGCCTACGGGGCCTCGGTCAACGCCCTGATCGACTCGGGGGCCTGGACCGAAGAAGGCGAACTGGCCGATGCGTTCGAGAGCCGGAAGGGGTTCGCTTATGGCCGTAACGGCAAGCCAATGAAGCAGCCCGCCCTGCTGAATAGCGCTTTGGCGGGTATCGATCTGGCCTACCAGAACCTCGACTCCGTCGACCTGGGCGTCACCACCATCGACCATTATGTCGACACCCTGGGCGGTGTGGCCAAGTCGGCCGAGCGCGCGCGCGGGAAGGCCTCGCCCGTCTATATCGGCGACCAGACGCAGGGCGAGGGCAAGGTCCGCACCCTGGCCGAACAGGTCACCCTGGAAAGCCGCACCCGCGTGCTGAACCCCCGCTGGTTCGAGGGTCAGCTGAAGCACGGCTCCGAAGGCGTCCGCGCCATCGAGGCCCAGGTGACCAACACGCTCGGCTGGTCGGCCACGACCGGCGACGTCCAGCCCTGGGTCTATCAGGAGATCTCGGAGACCTTCGTGCTGGACGCGGCGATGCGCGAGCGCATCGCCAAGCTGAACCCCAAGGCCTCCGCCCGCATGGCCAATCGCCTGCTGGAAGCGTCCGACCGCAACTACTGGGCCCCGGACGCCGCCACGCTGCAGGCCCTGCGCGACGCCGCCGACGAACTTGAAGATCGCCTCGAAGGCCTCACCCCCGCTGCGGCGGCGTGA
- the bchL gene encoding ferredoxin:protochlorophyllide reductase (ATP-dependent) iron-sulfur ATP-binding protein → MTITLEMPQTLKRRPPDGAGSVQVEMDATLNIGTAKVFAVYGKGGIGKSTTSSNLSAAFSLLGKRVLQIGCDPKHDSTFTLTKRLVPTVIDVLETVNFHSEELRPEDYVYEGFNGVRCVEAGGPPAGTGCGGYVVGQTVKLLKEHHLLEDTDVVIFDVLGDVVCGGFAAPLQHAERALVVTANDFDSIFAMNRIVAAIKAKSKNYQVRLGGIIANRSSGTDEIDRFNAAIGLKRIAHFRDLDEIRRSRLKKSVVFEMDGSDELEAAKAEYMRLAQSLWDGMEAIEAEPMRDRDIFEFLGFDQ, encoded by the coding sequence ATGACCATCACCCTCGAAATGCCCCAGACCCTGAAGCGCCGTCCGCCGGACGGGGCCGGATCGGTCCAGGTCGAAATGGACGCCACCCTGAACATCGGCACGGCCAAGGTCTTCGCCGTCTATGGCAAGGGCGGCATCGGCAAGTCGACGACCAGCTCCAACCTGTCGGCCGCGTTCAGTCTGCTGGGCAAGCGCGTTCTGCAGATCGGCTGCGATCCCAAGCACGACTCGACCTTCACCCTGACCAAGCGTCTGGTCCCCACCGTCATCGACGTGCTGGAGACGGTGAACTTCCATTCCGAAGAGCTGCGACCCGAGGACTATGTCTACGAGGGCTTCAACGGGGTGCGCTGCGTGGAAGCCGGTGGCCCGCCGGCCGGCACCGGCTGCGGCGGCTATGTCGTCGGCCAGACGGTCAAGCTGTTGAAGGAACACCATCTGCTGGAAGACACCGACGTGGTGATCTTCGACGTTCTGGGCGACGTGGTCTGCGGCGGCTTCGCGGCTCCGCTCCAGCATGCCGAGCGGGCGCTGGTGGTGACCGCCAACGATTTCGACAGCATCTTCGCGATGAACCGCATCGTCGCGGCCATCAAGGCCAAGTCCAAGAACTACCAGGTCCGGCTGGGCGGCATCATCGCCAACCGCAGCTCGGGCACCGACGAGATCGACCGCTTCAATGCCGCCATCGGCCTGAAGCGCATCGCCCACTTCCGCGACCTCGATGAAATCCGCCGCAGCCGGCTGAAGAAGTCGGTTGTGTTCGAGATGGACGGCTCGGACGAACTGGAAGCCGCCAAGGCCGAATACATGCGTCTGGCCCAGTCGCTCTGGGACGGCATGGAGGCGATCGAGGCCGAGCCGATGCGCGACCGCGACATCTTCGAGTTTCTGGGGTTCGACCAATGA
- the bchM gene encoding magnesium protoporphyrin IX methyltransferase has protein sequence MTATLETNTTPTWDQYRGRLEEYFDRTALDAWAQLTSDAPVSKIRATVRAGRDEMRNVLLSWMPEDLTGARILDAGCGTGALAVEAARRGADVVAIDVSASLVNIAQERTPAGLKGSIDWRAGDMMSPDLGEFDHVVAMDSLIHYPTEDIVGVLQSLGARTRKSVIFTVTPRTPALMLMLGMGKLFPRADRAPAIAPAKIDALARRLAALPGQSVGRSRRVQGGFYTSQALEMVRC, from the coding sequence ATGACCGCCACGCTCGAGACCAACACGACCCCGACCTGGGACCAGTATCGCGGGCGGCTGGAAGAGTATTTCGACCGCACGGCGCTGGACGCCTGGGCGCAGCTGACCTCGGACGCGCCGGTGTCGAAGATCCGGGCCACGGTCCGCGCCGGTCGCGACGAGATGCGCAACGTTCTGCTGTCGTGGATGCCCGAAGACCTGACCGGCGCCCGCATCCTGGACGCCGGCTGCGGCACCGGGGCCTTGGCCGTCGAGGCCGCCCGTCGCGGCGCAGATGTGGTCGCCATCGACGTTTCGGCCAGTCTGGTGAACATCGCCCAGGAACGCACGCCGGCGGGCCTGAAGGGCTCGATCGACTGGCGCGCGGGTGACATGATGTCCCCGGACCTCGGCGAGTTCGACCACGTCGTGGCGATGGACAGCCTGATCCACTATCCGACCGAAGACATCGTCGGCGTGCTCCAGTCACTGGGCGCGCGCACCCGGAAGTCGGTGATCTTCACGGTCACGCCGCGCACCCCCGCCCTCATGCTGATGCTGGGCATGGGCAAGCTGTTCCCGCGCGCCGACCGCGCCCCGGCCATCGCGCCCGCGAAGATCGACGCCCTGGCGCGTCGCCTCGCCGCCCTGCCCGGCCAGTCGGTTGGCCGCAGCCGTCGGGTCCAGGGCGGATTCTACACCTCGCAGGCGCTGGAGATGGTCCGGTGCTGA